The Sandaracinus amylolyticus genomic interval CGTCGGCCGCGTGCAGGTGTTCACCGCGCCGCGCGCGCTGCGCGTGTGGCTCGATCCGGTGCAGCTCACGGCGCTGGGCGTGTCGATCGACGACGTCGCGAACGCGATCCGCGCGCAGAACGCGCAGGTCTCGCCAGGCCGCGTCGGTGATGCGCCGACGGTGCCCGGACAGCGCGTGACGATCCCGCTCGTCGTGCAAGGCGAGCTCGAGACGCCCGAGCAGTTCGGCGACGTCGTGCTGCGCGCGCGGCCCGACGGCTCGCGCGTGCTGTTGCGCGACGTCGCCCGCATCGAGCTCGGCGCGCAGAGCTACGGCACGGCGACGCGCACCGACGGCACGGCCTCGGCGGGCGCGGGCGTGATGCTCTCGCCGGGCGCGAACGCGGTCGAGACCGCGACGCTGGTGCGCGAGCGAGTCGCCGAGCTCGGCGAGACGCTCCCCGACGGCATCGAGGCGAGCGTCCCGTACGACACCGCGCCCTTCGTGCGCGTCTCGATCGAGAAGGTGCTCGAGACCTTCGTCGAGGCGATGGTGCTCGTCTTCGCGGTGATGTTCCTGTTCCTGCAGAGCGTGCGCTACACGCTCGTGCCCGCGATCGTCGCGCCCATCGCGCTGCTCGGGACGTTCGCCGTGATGTACGCGGCGGGCTTCTCGATCAACGTGCTGACGATGTTCGGCATGGTGCTCGCCATCGGCATCATCGTCGACGACGCGATCGTGGTCGTGGAGAACGTCGAGCGCCTGATGGCGACCGAGAAGCTCTCGCCGAAGGAGGCCACGAAGAAGGCGATGGACGAGATCACGGGCGCCGTCATCGGCATCACGCTCGTGCTCTCCGCGGTGTTCATCCCGATGGCGTTCGCGTCGGGCTCGGTCGGCACGATCTACCGCCAGTTCAGCCTCTCGATGGCGGTCTCGATCCTGCTCTCGGCGTTCCTCGCGCTCTCGCTCACGCCCGCGCTCTGCGCGACGCTGCTGAAGCCGGTCTCGGAGCACCACGATCCGAACCGCGGCGCGTTCGGTCCGTTCAACCGCGCGTTCACGTGGCTCACCGAGCGCTACGGCGCGGGCGTCGCGCGCATCGTGCGGCGCAGCAGCATCGGCATCGTCGCGCTGCTCGCGGTGAGCGTCGGCGCGGGATGGCTCTTCCGCGCGCTGCCCGGCTCGTTCCTCCCCGAGGAAGATCAGGGCTATTGGATCTCGAGCGTCGCGCTGCCGTCGGATGCGACGGCGGAGCGCACCGATCGGGTGATCCGCTCGTACGAGGAGTACGCGCAGGCGCGCCCCGGCGTGCGCTCGGTCGTCGCGATCCGTGGCTTCGGGTTCTCGGGCTCCGGCCCGAACGCGGCGCTGATGTTCACGATCCTCGACGACTGGGACGCGCGCGAGGGCGCGACCGCGCAGGGCGAGGTCGCGTCGGCGAACGCTGCGTTCGCGGGGCTGCGTGACGGAATGATGTTCCACGTCGTGCCTCCCTCGATCGACTCGCTCGGCACGAGCGCGGGCTTCGCGATGCGCCTCGTCGATCGACGCAACCAGGGCCAGCAGGCGCTGCTCGCGGCGCAGGGCCAGATCCTCGCCGCGGCCGCCGAGAGCAGCGTCGTGCAGGCGGTCTATCCCGAGGGCTTGCCCGACGGCGCGTCGGTGCGGCTCGAGGTCGATCGTCACAGCGCGGAGGCGCTCGGCGTGTCGTTCGCGTCGATCAACGCGACGCTCTCGGCAGCGCTCGGCTCGATGTACGTGAACGACTTCCCGAACGCCGGCCGATTGCAGCAGGTGATCCTCCAGGCCGAGCCGCAGGCGCGCATGCAACTCGACGACGTGCTCGCGCTGCCGGTGCGCAACCAGGAGGGCCGCATGGTGCCGCTCTCCGCGGTCGCCACCGCGCGGTGGGAGCGCAGCCCGCTGCAGCTCGTTCGCTACAACGGCTATCCCGCGGTGCGCATCGCGGGCGCGGCGGCGCCGGGCTTCAGCAGCGGCGAGGCGATGGCGGAGATGGAGCGCCTCGCGGCGCAGCTTCCGCCGGGCTTCGGCGTCGAGTGGACGGGCCTCTCGTTCCAGGAGCGCCTCAGCGGCGACGAAGCGCCCGCGCTCCTCGCGCTGTCGTTG includes:
- a CDS encoding multidrug efflux RND transporter permease subunit → MPRFFIERPVFAWVVSLFIVLFGVLAIRRLPVERYPTVAPPAVTITATYPGATPSTMSDSVLAPIEREISGVPHLLYFESSSDTSGVAQITATFEPGTDPELAQVAVQNRLRTVEPRLPQMVRQIGLAVEASTSNFLLIVDLRSPSGRYDEQTLGDFLSRNLVEELKRIPGVGRVQVFTAPRALRVWLDPVQLTALGVSIDDVANAIRAQNAQVSPGRVGDAPTVPGQRVTIPLVVQGELETPEQFGDVVLRARPDGSRVLLRDVARIELGAQSYGTATRTDGTASAGAGVMLSPGANAVETATLVRERVAELGETLPDGIEASVPYDTAPFVRVSIEKVLETFVEAMVLVFAVMFLFLQSVRYTLVPAIVAPIALLGTFAVMYAAGFSINVLTMFGMVLAIGIIVDDAIVVVENVERLMATEKLSPKEATKKAMDEITGAVIGITLVLSAVFIPMAFASGSVGTIYRQFSLSMAVSILLSAFLALSLTPALCATLLKPVSEHHDPNRGAFGPFNRAFTWLTERYGAGVARIVRRSSIGIVALLAVSVGAGWLFRALPGSFLPEEDQGYWISSVALPSDATAERTDRVIRSYEEYAQARPGVRSVVAIRGFGFSGSGPNAALMFTILDDWDAREGATAQGEVASANAAFAGLRDGMMFHVVPPSIDSLGTSAGFAMRLVDRRNQGQQALLAAQGQILAAAAESSVVQAVYPEGLPDGASVRLEVDRHSAEALGVSFASINATLSAALGSMYVNDFPNAGRLQQVILQAEPQARMQLDDVLALPVRNQEGRMVPLSAVATARWERSPLQLVRYNGYPAVRIAGAAAPGFSSGEAMAEMERLAAQLPPGFGVEWTGLSFQERLSGDEAPALLALSLLVVFLVLAALYESWSIPLSVILVVPLGVLGALLAVTMRGMPNDVFFKVGLITLIGLSAKNAILIVEFAKQLEDEGRSVTDAAIEAAKLRLRPILMTSLAFTLGVVPLAIATGASAETQRAIGTGVLGGMISATVLAVVLVPAFYVAVRKVVTRGKRAAAEPSTS